The proteins below come from a single Mycobacterium parmense genomic window:
- a CDS encoding FDXHR family putative zinc-binding protein gives MAFGARCQAGCGRAHCDVCHATFTVMRAFDKYSAGPNIDHGRLCPHPDAVGLVDARRAIAGAIRDAARMRPHNDYHEPGRIAPACSQT, from the coding sequence ATGGCGTTTGGTGCAAGGTGTCAGGCGGGGTGCGGACGGGCGCACTGCGACGTCTGCCATGCAACCTTCACGGTCATGCGCGCGTTCGACAAGTACAGCGCGGGCCCTAACATCGACCATGGTCGACTCTGCCCCCACCCGGACGCCGTTGGACTCGTCGACGCGCGGCGGGCTATCGCTGGGGCTATCCGGGACGCGGCGAGGATGCGGCCGCACAATGACTACCACGAGCCTGGTCGGATTGCTCCGGCCTGTTCACAGACGTGA
- a CDS encoding recombinase family protein, protein MGKGVRVAERAVLYARISVDKTGEQIGVNRQLNEMRAMAYARGYEVVAEIVENDITASKGLRRPGYEQVWELVRSERVDHVIVWQSSRLMRSRRDRAEVINTFGQHNVDVIAVKGPSLDLRSAYGRGLADMMTAFDSMEGEVKAERVSAAIADLARRGRSWGYVPYGWDREGRGIDARQVVNHHEAAVVRELVDRLLAGESLNELYRDMNARDEPAPAYAQWMKIAAEAREQRVAKGRKPPTRRWAKSTVRTLVVRDANAAIRRYRKRDNGGTEMPGDWEPIVERAKHDRIVALLSAPERRSHNGPRPGARKHLLTHGIGKCGVCGGMLRVARRNGRRDQALIYMCAGPRGCTGRVMRAVDELVGRIVIGRLAMPDALDWMLGDDERARRLSDRCDELQQRLDEAADSQADGKITIRQLERITAKLAPELEATRRERDAAVQSLDLEVLRQLAGPRAAETWDAMPVSAKRAVLETLGMEVVLMPREKHGPGFEPESVLVSWRNGHCPEAVKPEPDHRQLPHD, encoded by the coding sequence TTGGGCAAAGGGGTTCGGGTGGCGGAACGGGCCGTGCTGTACGCACGGATCAGCGTGGACAAGACCGGCGAGCAGATCGGTGTCAACCGCCAGCTCAACGAAATGCGTGCTATGGCTTATGCACGTGGTTACGAGGTCGTCGCAGAGATTGTGGAGAACGACATCACCGCCAGCAAGGGATTACGCAGGCCCGGATATGAGCAGGTATGGGAGCTGGTCCGGTCGGAGCGGGTGGATCATGTCATCGTCTGGCAATCCTCGCGCCTGATGCGGTCACGCAGGGACCGCGCCGAGGTAATCAATACCTTCGGACAGCACAACGTCGACGTCATCGCGGTGAAGGGACCGTCGTTGGATCTCAGGTCTGCCTACGGGCGAGGCTTGGCCGACATGATGACCGCCTTCGACTCCATGGAGGGGGAGGTGAAGGCCGAGCGGGTCTCGGCCGCCATCGCCGACCTGGCCCGGCGTGGCAGGTCCTGGGGTTATGTGCCCTATGGGTGGGATCGCGAAGGCCGCGGCATCGATGCCCGACAGGTGGTCAATCACCACGAAGCGGCGGTTGTGCGTGAGCTGGTGGACCGGCTGCTGGCGGGGGAATCGCTCAACGAGCTGTACCGCGACATGAACGCGCGCGACGAACCGGCGCCCGCCTATGCCCAATGGATGAAGATTGCCGCTGAGGCTCGCGAACAACGGGTGGCCAAGGGTCGGAAGCCCCCGACCCGGAGGTGGGCCAAGTCGACGGTGCGGACGCTGGTGGTGCGAGACGCCAATGCCGCCATCCGCCGCTATCGCAAACGTGACAACGGCGGTACCGAGATGCCGGGCGACTGGGAGCCGATCGTTGAGCGGGCGAAGCATGACCGGATCGTGGCTCTCTTGTCGGCGCCCGAGCGGCGCAGCCACAACGGACCGCGCCCCGGCGCCCGTAAGCACCTGCTGACCCACGGCATCGGCAAATGCGGGGTCTGCGGCGGCATGCTGCGAGTTGCCCGGCGAAACGGTCGACGGGACCAAGCCCTGATCTACATGTGCGCAGGGCCGCGCGGGTGCACCGGTCGCGTCATGCGTGCGGTCGACGAGCTGGTTGGTCGGATCGTCATCGGGAGGCTGGCCATGCCCGACGCGCTGGACTGGATGCTCGGGGACGACGAGCGGGCGCGCCGCCTATCAGACCGTTGCGACGAACTGCAGCAGCGCCTCGATGAGGCAGCCGACTCCCAGGCCGACGGGAAGATCACCATTCGCCAGCTCGAGCGCATCACGGCCAAGCTGGCGCCGGAATTGGAGGCCACCCGCCGCGAGCGTGACGCGGCCGTCCAATCCTTGGACCTCGAGGTGTTGCGGCAGCTAGCAGGACCCAGGGCGGCCGAGACCTGGGACGCGATGCCGGTATCCGCCAAGCGGGCTGTATTGGAGACGTTGGGCATGGAGGTGGTCCTGATGCCCCGCGAAAAGCACGGGCCTGGCTTCGAACCGGAATCGGTCCTGGTGAGCTGGCGAAATGGACACTGCCCGGAGGCGGTCAAGCCCGAGCCCGACCACCGCCAGCTACCCCACGACTGA
- a CDS encoding macrolide-binding ATPase MABP-1 — MDDGDVADIKRGRAARNAKLASIPVGFAGRAALGFGKRLTGKSKDEVQAEMLEKAANQLFTVLGELKGGAMKVGQALSVMEAAIPDEFGEPYREALTKLQKDAPPLPAAKVHRVLDAQLGTKWRDRFSSFDDTPVASASIGQVHKAVWSDGRDVAVKIQYPGADEALRADLKTMQRMVGVLKQLSPGADVQGVVDELIQRTEMELDYRLEADNQRAFAKAYHDHPHFAVPRVVASSPKVVIQEWIQGVPMAEIIRDGSPEERDLIGTRLTELTFDAPRRLGMMHGDAHPGNFMLLPDGRMGVIDFGAVAPLPGGLPIELGLIMRAALHKNYDLLLPTMEKVGFIQKGQQVSVRDIDEMLRQYVEPIEVDVFHYTRKWLQKMTVGQIDRSVSQIKTARQMDLPVQLAIPMRVISSVAAILCQLNAHVPIKRLSEELIPGFAEPDSVVV; from the coding sequence GTGGATGATGGAGACGTGGCAGACATCAAGCGGGGCCGTGCTGCGCGAAACGCGAAGCTGGCCAGCATTCCCGTCGGCTTCGCCGGCCGGGCGGCGCTCGGCTTCGGGAAACGCCTGACCGGCAAATCCAAGGACGAAGTCCAAGCCGAAATGCTGGAGAAGGCCGCCAACCAGCTGTTCACCGTCCTCGGTGAACTCAAGGGCGGGGCGATGAAGGTCGGCCAGGCCCTGTCGGTGATGGAAGCCGCGATCCCCGACGAGTTCGGCGAGCCCTACCGCGAGGCGCTGACCAAGCTGCAGAAGGACGCCCCGCCGCTGCCCGCGGCCAAGGTGCACCGGGTGCTGGACGCGCAGCTGGGCACCAAATGGCGCGACCGGTTCAGCTCGTTCGACGACACGCCGGTGGCCTCGGCCAGCATCGGCCAGGTGCACAAGGCGGTGTGGTCCGACGGCCGCGACGTCGCCGTCAAGATCCAGTACCCGGGCGCCGACGAGGCGCTGCGCGCCGACCTCAAGACCATGCAGCGGATGGTCGGCGTCCTCAAGCAGCTCTCCCCCGGCGCCGACGTCCAGGGCGTCGTCGACGAGCTGATCCAGCGCACCGAGATGGAACTGGACTACCGGCTCGAGGCCGACAACCAGCGCGCGTTCGCGAAGGCCTACCACGACCATCCGCACTTCGCGGTGCCGCGCGTCGTGGCGAGCTCACCGAAGGTGGTGATCCAGGAGTGGATCCAGGGCGTGCCGATGGCGGAGATCATCCGCGACGGCAGCCCCGAGGAGCGCGACCTGATCGGTACCCGGCTGACCGAGCTCACCTTCGACGCGCCGCGCCGGCTCGGGATGATGCACGGCGACGCCCACCCCGGGAACTTCATGCTGCTGCCCGACGGCCGGATGGGGGTCATCGACTTCGGTGCCGTGGCCCCGCTGCCCGGGGGCTTACCGATCGAGCTCGGGTTGATCATGCGGGCGGCCCTGCACAAGAACTACGACCTGCTGCTGCCGACCATGGAGAAGGTCGGCTTCATCCAGAAGGGGCAGCAGGTGTCGGTCCGCGACATCGACGAGATGCTGCGCCAGTACGTCGAGCCCATCGAGGTCGACGTCTTCCACTACACCCGCAAGTGGCTGCAGAAGATGACGGTCGGGCAGATCGACCGCTCGGTCTCCCAGATCAAGACGGCCCGGCAGATGGACCTGCCCGTCCAGCTGGCCATTCCGATGCGGGTCATCTCGTCGGTGGCCGCGATCCTCTGCCAGCTCAACGCGCACGTGCCGATCAAGCGGCTGTCCGAAGAGCTGATCCCCGGCTTCGCCGAACCCGACTCCGTCGTCGTCTGA
- a CDS encoding WhiB family transcriptional regulator yields the protein MSEIPRQVFRAALPCHVGDPDLWFAEAPADLEHAKALCAGCPIRRQCLAAAVERAEPWGVWGGEIFDRGSILDYKRPRGRPRKAQVAA from the coding sequence ATGTCGGAAATCCCCAGACAGGTCTTCAGAGCAGCACTGCCGTGTCACGTCGGCGACCCTGATCTCTGGTTCGCCGAGGCCCCTGCCGATCTCGAACACGCCAAGGCGCTGTGCGCCGGCTGCCCGATCCGGCGCCAGTGCCTGGCGGCCGCTGTCGAACGCGCCGAACCCTGGGGTGTGTGGGGCGGCGAGATCTTCGACCGCGGCTCGATCCTGGACTACAAACGCCCGCGCGGACGCCCCCGCAAGGCGCAAGTCGCGGCCTGA